A genome region from Blautia coccoides includes the following:
- a CDS encoding CheR family methyltransferase has protein sequence MIRLKEEEFTEIVEYMRQNYGINLEKKRTLIECRMSKELERQGADSFGRYMELLKRDRSGMTAANMVNRLTTNYTYFMREPAHFTILRERILPDLLDNRSGGFLNVWCAGCSTGEECYTIAMILQDYKERTGNLMNYRILATDISNQVLEKARKGIYTEKETEGLPAEWRNKYFQATDAKTYCAADRLKQNIRFQNQNLLSPYTGTEQFDLIFCRNVMIYFDKKAKETLVKKLEAGLKTGGYLVIGHAELLNRGEIELEPVFPAVYKKYREKQR, from the coding sequence GTGATCAGGCTTAAGGAAGAAGAATTTACAGAGATAGTTGAATATATGCGTCAGAATTACGGCATCAATCTGGAGAAGAAGAGGACACTGATCGAATGCCGTATGTCCAAAGAACTGGAAAGACAGGGGGCGGACTCCTTTGGCAGGTATATGGAGCTTTTAAAAAGGGACAGGTCAGGGATGACTGCCGCCAATATGGTGAACCGGCTGACCACCAATTATACGTACTTTATGAGGGAGCCGGCACATTTCACTATCCTGCGTGAACGTATCCTGCCGGACCTCCTGGATAACCGCAGCGGAGGTTTTCTGAATGTATGGTGTGCGGGGTGTTCTACTGGGGAAGAATGTTATACCATTGCCATGATCCTGCAGGATTATAAGGAGCGTACCGGGAATCTGATGAATTACAGGATACTGGCAACGGATATTTCCAATCAGGTGCTGGAAAAAGCCCGAAAAGGCATTTACACAGAAAAAGAAACAGAGGGGCTTCCAGCCGAGTGGAGGAATAAGTATTTCCAGGCAACAGACGCAAAAACATATTGTGCGGCGGACAGGCTGAAGCAGAACATTCGTTTTCAGAATCAGAATCTGTTATCGCCTTATACGGGGACGGAACAGTTTGATCTAATCTTCTGTCGGAATGTCATGATATATTTTGACAAGAAAGCAAAAGAAACCCTGGTGAAGAAACTGGAGGCCGGTCTGAAAACAGGAGGCTATCTGGTGATAGGGCACGCTGAACTTCTGAACCGAGGCGAGATCGAGCTGGAACCGGTCTTTCCGGCTGTATATAAAAAATATAGAGAAAAGCAAAGGTGA
- a CDS encoding response regulator, producing MEKKILIVDDALFMRKSIRKILSEGGYTNVEEARDGEEAIALYGEYSPDLVLLDITMPGKSGLEVLEELLEQDEKASVVMCSAMGQESVIQKAVVMGARDFIVKPFRKDEFLRIVDSCFPIEE from the coding sequence ATGGAAAAGAAAATTTTGATCGTGGATGACGCATTGTTTATGAGGAAATCCATCCGAAAAATCTTGTCTGAAGGGGGATATACGAATGTGGAGGAAGCCAGAGACGGGGAGGAGGCCATTGCCCTGTACGGGGAATACAGCCCGGATCTTGTGCTTTTGGATATCACCATGCCAGGGAAATCAGGCCTGGAGGTACTGGAGGAGCTTTTAGAACAGGATGAAAAGGCTTCTGTTGTCATGTGTTCCGCTATGGGACAGGAATCGGTAATACAAAAAGCCGTAGTAATGGGGGCAAGGGACTTTATCGTAAAGCCGTTCAGGAAGGATGAATTCTTAAGGATCGTGGACAGCTGTTTTCCAATAGAGGAATGA
- a CDS encoding methyl-accepting chemotaxis protein codes for MKKYFSNLKIGTKLIAAFASILVLYIITVLVAVHTIQNMSEKMDNLYNQPFSNVEASMDMVSNLHLVGKNMILMAATDDVMDEDALLVQTKAAIQKEFNDLEFLQTGYGSETAQIKKLGEQFAEMGIPRDQIVSLLENNKGKEALDLYINEYRPKMQNLNDTLSKVIGECVDDAENMLDTSLTFNSNVRIMILVLALVCILITCILWITITRSILRPVNEIKKAAQAVAEGKLKSDLSYVSNNELGQLAQSIRETTKALNVYVTEIRAGMTALGNGKLNYRTKVKFKGDFVALGEALDEIGGLLRNAIQQINSSAEQVAGGAEQVSNAAQALAQGTSQQAGSIEELAVSINEITESISGNADKAVKSSTLANNVGCSLESNDQQMRRLLSAIKEIKNNSQEITGIVKEIEDIAFQTNILALNASVEAARAGEAGRGFSVVAGEVRRLASKTAEASKLTAGLVDKNTEAVNVGMDTVHTTAESLQTSVEKAQEVNQMMDEISEVSVQQADAIMQVRRSMDLISDIVQGNSASSEESAAASEELSAQAQMLKELVEQFEI; via the coding sequence ATGAAAAAGTATTTCTCAAACTTAAAGATAGGAACAAAGCTGATAGCTGCATTTGCCTCTATTCTGGTTTTATACATAATCACAGTTTTGGTTGCTGTACATACTATACAGAACATGTCGGAAAAGATGGACAATCTATATAATCAGCCTTTTTCTAATGTGGAAGCATCTATGGATATGGTATCCAATCTTCATTTGGTAGGGAAAAATATGATCCTCATGGCAGCCACGGATGATGTGATGGATGAGGATGCCCTTCTGGTACAGACGAAAGCAGCGATCCAGAAGGAGTTCAATGATCTGGAATTCCTTCAGACGGGATACGGAAGTGAAACCGCGCAGATAAAAAAACTGGGTGAACAGTTTGCGGAGATGGGAATCCCGAGAGACCAGATCGTATCATTGCTGGAGAACAATAAAGGAAAAGAGGCACTTGACCTGTACATAAATGAATACAGACCAAAAATGCAAAATTTGAACGATACTCTCTCCAAGGTCATAGGCGAGTGCGTAGATGATGCGGAGAATATGCTGGACACTTCCCTGACCTTTAACAGCAATGTCAGGATCATGATCTTGGTACTGGCTCTTGTCTGTATTTTGATCACCTGCATTTTGTGGATCACCATAACCAGAAGTATTCTGAGACCAGTAAACGAGATAAAAAAAGCAGCGCAGGCTGTGGCAGAGGGAAAACTCAAGTCAGATCTGTCCTATGTGTCCAATAATGAACTGGGACAGCTTGCCCAGAGTATCCGGGAGACCACAAAGGCGCTGAATGTCTATGTGACAGAGATCAGGGCAGGAATGACAGCCCTTGGAAATGGAAAATTGAACTACCGCACCAAAGTGAAGTTTAAAGGTGACTTTGTAGCTCTGGGAGAAGCGCTGGATGAGATCGGCGGTCTTCTACGCAATGCCATACAGCAGATCAACAGCAGTGCGGAGCAGGTGGCAGGAGGCGCAGAGCAGGTGTCTAATGCTGCCCAGGCCCTGGCCCAGGGTACTTCCCAGCAGGCAGGATCTATCGAAGAACTGGCTGTCAGCATCAACGAGATCACGGAAAGTATCAGCGGCAATGCGGATAAGGCAGTGAAATCCAGCACGCTGGCAAATAATGTGGGATGCAGCCTGGAAAGTAATGACCAGCAGATGCGTAGGCTGCTGTCAGCCATAAAAGAGATCAAAAACAATTCCCAGGAAATCACCGGTATCGTAAAAGAAATTGAGGATATCGCCTTCCAGACCAATATCCTGGCACTTAACGCGTCGGTGGAGGCTGCCAGGGCCGGAGAAGCCGGCAGAGGCTTTTCCGTGGTGGCAGGAGAGGTACGCCGCCTGGCATCCAAGACAGCGGAGGCATCCAAACTTACTGCCGGCTTGGTAGATAAAAATACAGAGGCAGTCAATGTGGGAATGGATACCGTCCATACAACAGCCGAGTCTTTACAGACATCTGTGGAGAAGGCCCAGGAGGTCAATCAGATGATGGATGAAATTTCAGAAGTGTCTGTACAGCAGGCAGATGCCATCATGCAGGTGCGCAGAAGCATGGATCTGATCTCTGATATTGTACAGGGAAATTCCGCGTCCTCTGAGGAGAGTGCTGCTGCCAGTGAGGAACTGTCCGCGCAGGCACAGATGCTGAAGGAACTGGTGGAACAATTTGAGATTTAG
- a CDS encoding chemotaxis protein CheC codes for MDREVELDEMFKDFMRELGNIGTGNAVNALSQLLNCPLEIDTPNLRILPFQQLTEILTEAETPLAGIMVEVFKEVEGMFLFLLDETFTRQIVHLALGVEMCDFMSLTEMEESLLLELGNIMCGAYIRALSQLLDVEMDVSVPQIKIDMGGAILTDAALRFLRTGDELLMIDNLFRMDIGTFSGRILFLPEMDSLQVLLRKLEEL; via the coding sequence ATGGATCGTGAAGTGGAATTGGATGAAATGTTTAAAGATTTTATGAGGGAGCTTGGGAACATTGGAACCGGAAACGCGGTCAATGCCCTGTCGCAGCTTCTGAACTGTCCGCTGGAAATTGATACGCCCAATCTGCGTATACTGCCTTTTCAGCAGCTGACAGAAATTCTTACCGAGGCGGAAACCCCGCTGGCAGGAATTATGGTGGAAGTTTTCAAAGAAGTGGAGGGCATGTTTCTCTTTTTGTTAGATGAGACGTTCACGAGACAGATCGTACATCTTGCACTGGGTGTGGAGATGTGTGACTTTATGAGCCTTACAGAGATGGAAGAATCCCTGCTCCTGGAGTTGGGGAATATCATGTGCGGCGCTTATATCAGAGCATTGTCCCAGCTTTTGGATGTAGAGATGGATGTGTCCGTCCCTCAGATCAAGATAGATATGGGCGGGGCAATCCTAACGGACGCCGCGCTGCGTTTTCTAAGAACAGGTGATGAGTTATTAATGATAGACAATTTGTTCCGTATGGACATAGGTACTTTTTCGGGGCGCATCCTGTTCCTTCCGGAAATGGATTCTCTGCAGGTACTGCTTAGGAAGCTTGAGGAGTTGTGA
- a CDS encoding chemotaxis protein CheD, whose amino-acid sequence MDKITVGIAEGRIAVGGQVLVTYALGSCVGICLYDSKIKIAGMAHIVLPDESSAAVKSNPYKFAKSGVSALVMEMQRHGADKRRITAKIAGGAKMFSTSHLAWDIGEKNTAAVRHALRSAGIHIIAEDTGANYGRTLEFCAENGKVEVKTVKRKTVIL is encoded by the coding sequence ATGGATAAGATCACAGTAGGAATTGCGGAAGGCAGAATAGCTGTTGGAGGACAGGTGCTGGTCACCTATGCATTAGGCTCCTGTGTAGGTATCTGCCTGTACGACAGCAAAATAAAAATAGCCGGAATGGCTCATATCGTGCTGCCGGACGAGAGCAGCGCTGCCGTAAAGAGCAATCCCTATAAGTTTGCAAAAAGCGGGGTTTCTGCACTGGTCATGGAGATGCAGAGGCATGGTGCTGATAAGAGAAGAATAACAGCAAAGATAGCCGGGGGAGCAAAAATGTTCAGCACAAGCCATTTAGCCTGGGATATCGGTGAAAAGAACACCGCCGCTGTGAGGCATGCGCTGCGTTCGGCAGGGATCCATATTATAGCTGAGGACACAGGAGCTAATTATGGCAGAACACTTGAATTTTGCGCAGAAAACGGCAAAGTAGAAGTAAAAACAGTGAAAAGAAAAACAGTGATATTATAA
- a CDS encoding GGDEF domain-containing response regulator, whose product MDFNGKNIVLAVDDSLMVCKQIQTALKEEPVFLCEAHNGQEAVDMAMQYQPDLILLDVVLPDIEGYELIGKLKEVGQKDAAVLFLTSKDRDEDVVKGFSMGACDYIKKPFATAELRSRVHAHLEMKKQKDILNRQNKELLTNMEKLNFMAFRDGLTGLYNRRYVVGNLMDDMKDHNAEKATEVLIMADIDDFKKINDTYGHDAGDAALVCIANILEEQCREHRVIRWGGEEFLIVLFAVTEEEAFEISERIRKEVEAFRIYHPDGEFSCTLTMGLHTYHEPDRIEDSVNCADKALYYGKRNGKNCSVWYKDIR is encoded by the coding sequence ATGGATTTTAATGGTAAGAATATCGTTCTGGCTGTAGACGACAGTCTGATGGTATGTAAACAGATTCAGACAGCGCTGAAAGAAGAGCCTGTTTTTCTCTGTGAGGCACACAATGGGCAGGAGGCAGTGGATATGGCTATGCAGTATCAGCCGGATTTGATCCTTTTGGATGTGGTACTGCCCGATATAGAAGGATATGAGCTGATCGGGAAACTAAAGGAGGTGGGGCAGAAGGACGCGGCAGTCCTGTTCCTCACCTCAAAAGACAGGGACGAGGATGTGGTAAAGGGGTTTTCCATGGGGGCATGTGACTATATCAAGAAGCCCTTCGCCACAGCAGAGCTTCGTTCCAGGGTACACGCTCATCTTGAAATGAAAAAGCAGAAGGACATCCTGAACAGACAGAATAAAGAACTGCTTACCAATATGGAAAAGCTGAACTTTATGGCTTTCAGAGACGGTCTTACCGGTCTGTATAACAGGCGGTACGTGGTGGGGAACCTGATGGATGACATGAAAGACCATAATGCGGAAAAGGCTACAGAAGTGCTCATTATGGCGGATATTGATGACTTTAAGAAGATCAATGATACATATGGCCACGATGCCGGAGACGCGGCTTTGGTGTGCATTGCCAATATTTTAGAGGAACAGTGCAGGGAACACAGAGTCATCCGCTGGGGCGGAGAGGAATTTCTTATCGTACTCTTTGCCGTTACGGAGGAGGAGGCGTTTGAGATCAGTGAGCGCATCAGGAAAGAAGTGGAGGCGTTCCGCATTTATCATCCGGACGGGGAATTTTCCTGTACTCTGACCATGGGGCTTCATACCTACCATGAGCCTGACAGGATAGAGGACAGCGTCAACTGTGCGGATAAGGCACTTTACTATGGGAAACGAAACGGAAAGAACTGCAGTGTCTGGTATAAGGACATACGGTGA
- a CDS encoding chemotaxis protein CheA produces the protein MGYFDADAEEMLEVYLLETRQLMEQLNGVLLEADRNKTFSEDDINTVFRIMHTIKSSSAMMGLHALSGMAHKLEDLFSYYREQKGEISRIKPELFDLLFKVSDFVESELTQMPEESYAPKDTKEIENKIQKYLQSLEENTDVDQELPAQEQVLGENSPLQTEKEEKKTEPVQAGIPESFLKKSGVVIRVRFEEGCRMENIRAFMIFRQIGNLCSSVESYPKDLEKSQQGAEYINKNGVFIRFESEKKEQVLETVKRGLFVKDYEVLRDEEKKPEPQVIENKKKADNHAETKEAEFLNVRTDRLDRLQNLSGELLILMLTLDEELKSQGMDDVREGTAYQVNRLIEEMERTVMEMRMVPVSKVIPKLKRILRDICRDQGKEAELIVNCGDIEADKSVVDYVSESLLHIIRNAVDHGLELPKERTEAGKDPKGSITFSAENTIGELMISVTDDGRGIDLDKILEKAREKHLMTKPEEEYDPQEILELILSPGFTTNEEVTEYSGRGVGLDVVKNILEEAGGHLYIQSEAGKGSTFTITLPLSLATIECTRFRVGECRFSVPSRYVQRFLSYEENRNFVHRRNDRKYILYDSRMLPLVDLREAYQIEGDYPDTALLVYVKSAKREGVIIIDSMYEQKRIVVKQLPALFGPGFRRHTGISGCSIMGNGKICAALDIETMIEKFTKEAVHERE, from the coding sequence ATGGGATATTTCGATGCGGATGCAGAAGAAATGCTGGAGGTGTATCTTTTAGAGACACGCCAGCTTATGGAACAGCTGAACGGGGTTTTGTTGGAAGCTGACAGGAATAAGACATTTTCAGAGGACGATATCAATACGGTTTTCAGGATCATGCACACGATCAAAAGCTCTTCTGCCATGATGGGGCTTCACGCCCTGTCCGGCATGGCACATAAGCTGGAAGATCTGTTTTCCTATTACAGGGAGCAGAAAGGGGAGATCAGCCGTATAAAACCGGAGCTGTTTGACCTGCTTTTTAAGGTGTCTGACTTTGTGGAGAGTGAACTGACGCAGATGCCGGAGGAGAGCTATGCGCCAAAGGATACAAAAGAGATAGAGAATAAAATACAGAAGTATCTGCAAAGTCTGGAGGAGAATACAGATGTAGATCAGGAGCTTCCGGCCCAGGAACAGGTTTTGGGAGAGAATTCCCCTTTACAGACAGAAAAAGAAGAGAAGAAAACGGAGCCTGTTCAGGCAGGAATTCCGGAGAGCTTTTTGAAAAAAAGCGGTGTTGTCATACGGGTCCGCTTTGAGGAAGGCTGCCGTATGGAGAATATCCGCGCGTTTATGATCTTCAGACAGATTGGAAATCTCTGCAGCAGTGTGGAGAGCTATCCGAAAGATTTGGAAAAATCCCAGCAGGGAGCGGAATATATCAATAAAAACGGAGTTTTTATCCGCTTTGAGAGTGAAAAAAAAGAACAAGTCCTGGAAACCGTCAAACGCGGGCTTTTTGTAAAGGATTATGAGGTTCTGAGGGATGAGGAGAAGAAGCCGGAACCACAGGTCATAGAGAACAAGAAAAAAGCAGACAACCATGCCGAGACAAAGGAGGCAGAATTCCTCAATGTACGGACGGACCGTCTGGACCGTCTTCAAAATCTTTCCGGAGAGCTGTTGATCCTGATGCTCACACTGGATGAGGAATTGAAAAGCCAGGGGATGGATGACGTCAGGGAAGGAACCGCTTATCAGGTCAACCGCCTGATCGAGGAGATGGAGCGCACCGTTATGGAGATGCGCATGGTTCCCGTGTCAAAGGTCATCCCAAAGCTTAAGAGAATTCTCCGGGATATCTGCAGGGATCAAGGAAAAGAAGCGGAGCTGATCGTGAACTGCGGAGACATTGAGGCGGATAAGAGCGTGGTGGACTATGTCTCGGAGTCCCTGCTCCACATTATCAGAAACGCAGTAGATCATGGCCTGGAGCTTCCGAAAGAGCGCACAGAAGCGGGCAAGGATCCCAAGGGAAGCATAACATTCAGCGCGGAAAATACCATAGGCGAGCTGATGATCTCTGTCACAGATGACGGAAGAGGCATAGACCTGGACAAAATACTGGAGAAGGCAAGAGAAAAGCACCTCATGACAAAACCGGAGGAGGAATACGATCCCCAGGAGATCCTGGAGCTGATCTTATCTCCGGGATTTACCACCAATGAGGAGGTCACAGAGTATTCCGGCCGCGGCGTAGGCCTGGATGTGGTGAAGAATATTCTGGAGGAGGCAGGGGGCCATCTGTATATCCAGAGCGAGGCGGGTAAGGGAAGTACCTTTACCATCACGCTCCCCCTCTCCCTGGCGACCATTGAGTGTACCAGATTCCGGGTGGGCGAATGCCGTTTTTCTGTTCCTTCCAGATATGTACAGCGCTTTTTAAGCTATGAGGAGAACAGGAATTTTGTACACCGAAGAAACGACAGGAAATATATCCTGTACGACAGCAGGATGCTCCCTCTGGTGGATCTAAGGGAAGCTTATCAGATAGAGGGAGATTATCCCGACACGGCCCTTCTGGTCTATGTAAAAAGTGCCAAGCGGGAGGGTGTCATTATCATTGACTCCATGTATGAGCAGAAGAGGATTGTGGTAAAGCAGCTTCCGGCGCTGTTTGGCCCCGGCTTTCGGAGGCACACAGGCATCAGTGGATGCAGTATCATGGGAAATGGCAAAATCTGCGCGGCTCTTGATATTGAAACCATGATTGAAAAATTCACGAAGGAGGCAGTCCATGAGCGAGAATGA
- a CDS encoding chemotaxis protein CheW: MSENEINEILCFPGIRKNYAVDFSCVVEISYDFKISKIPCMPPDFEGVCSYKGVMIPVIRIEEEQEIQETEDGDQSRVIVVIVKHQKYLLGIRLSGEPYIISYTAADKITNPLGAAASDRWKEKGLYRYGEKLFSVIDVARTLESMVFYP, translated from the coding sequence ATGAGCGAGAATGAGATAAATGAAATTCTGTGTTTTCCCGGTATCAGGAAAAATTATGCGGTGGATTTCTCCTGTGTGGTGGAAATCAGCTATGACTTTAAGATATCAAAAATCCCCTGCATGCCTCCGGATTTTGAGGGTGTGTGCAGCTATAAGGGAGTTATGATCCCTGTCATAAGGATAGAAGAGGAACAGGAGATACAGGAGACGGAGGACGGGGACCAAAGCCGTGTGATCGTGGTCATCGTAAAACATCAGAAGTATCTTCTGGGTATCCGTCTTTCCGGGGAACCCTATATTATCTCCTATACCGCTGCCGACAAGATAACAAATCCTCTGGGGGCGGCAGCTTCTGACCGCTGGAAAGAGAAAGGGCTTTACCGATATGGGGAGAAATTATTTTCCGTTATTGATGTGGCCAGGACACTTGAGAGTATGGTCTTTTACCCCTGA
- a CDS encoding GGDEF domain-containing protein, which produces MRNLQNRKEPAEELKEKSKERLRVFALYLILAMVIVLLFWMNGETAANNIGFDNENVYVLDEGWTMERGQETKPVTLPVDDSAAAGEAVSYTKILEKQDSYCNMIMFHSSHQRIKIYLDEELLYTFGYGQSTPVRASVGSAWQYTRLPEDWEGKELRIETKGVYDSYSGNQETVYLGTKTSLVFMVAKQKLISLLVDLFLFIMGVLLIISSFFFRAAHTEGRIRYLGIFAIVTSTWILLKSGVGQIFTGNILMSMNILYLLFGLMPILTISFLLTFDSFSKNKFMRGLYWFTIASYFAMQFLQLSDVMDYTQTVSLNHINFLLIVIGMAGICIRNKLKGEKIQDIPVFVACFTFAGFGAVDIYRFYFEKTMQSNVGFTQAGLICFVCSLGYSVVKQSSEEQTQMIENKTLKKIAYMDILTKLPNRTAFENRMEYYRTEKPDQEPMVMIVDLNGLKEINDTYGHKAGDLAIIRIAQLLDRHFGLPLRTYRIGGDEFCVLAEGETDETFEKRVQHFLREVEDADKEYEFSFSAAYGYVRSKEEGIDKAFIYADKKMYACKMQMKQELAREGSW; this is translated from the coding sequence ATGAGGAATCTGCAGAACAGGAAAGAACCGGCAGAAGAATTGAAGGAGAAGAGCAAAGAAAGACTGAGGGTGTTTGCCCTTTATCTCATACTAGCCATGGTTATTGTGCTCCTTTTCTGGATGAATGGGGAAACCGCGGCAAACAATATTGGATTTGACAATGAGAATGTATATGTACTGGATGAGGGATGGACCATGGAACGGGGGCAGGAGACGAAGCCCGTAACCCTGCCTGTGGACGACAGTGCGGCAGCAGGAGAGGCGGTATCCTACACAAAAATACTGGAAAAGCAGGATTCCTACTGCAATATGATCATGTTCCACTCCTCCCATCAGCGGATCAAGATATATCTGGATGAGGAATTGCTCTATACGTTTGGGTATGGGCAGAGTACGCCTGTCCGCGCCTCTGTGGGTAGTGCGTGGCAGTATACCCGTCTTCCCGAGGACTGGGAGGGGAAAGAACTGCGTATTGAAACCAAGGGGGTATATGATTCCTATTCTGGCAACCAGGAGACAGTGTATCTGGGAACCAAAACATCCCTTGTTTTTATGGTGGCAAAGCAGAAGCTGATCTCTCTGCTGGTGGATCTGTTTTTATTTATTATGGGGGTACTTTTGATCATAAGCAGCTTTTTTTTCAGGGCAGCCCATACGGAAGGCAGGATCCGGTATCTCGGAATCTTTGCCATTGTGACCAGCACCTGGATATTGCTGAAGTCAGGAGTGGGGCAGATTTTTACGGGAAATATATTAATGAGTATGAATATACTCTATCTGCTGTTTGGTCTGATGCCCATTCTCACCATCAGCTTTCTTCTGACCTTTGACAGCTTTTCAAAGAACAAGTTTATGAGGGGACTTTACTGGTTTACCATTGCAAGTTATTTCGCCATGCAGTTTCTGCAGCTTTCAGATGTGATGGATTATACACAGACGGTATCTCTGAACCATATAAATTTTCTGTTGATCGTGATCGGAATGGCAGGAATCTGCATCAGGAATAAGCTAAAAGGAGAAAAGATCCAGGATATTCCTGTCTTTGTGGCCTGCTTTACCTTTGCCGGGTTTGGTGCTGTGGATATTTACCGGTTTTATTTTGAAAAGACCATGCAGAGCAATGTGGGATTTACACAGGCAGGACTGATCTGCTTTGTCTGTTCTCTGGGATATTCCGTTGTCAAACAGTCCTCGGAAGAACAGACTCAGATGATCGAAAACAAGACGCTGAAAAAAATAGCCTATATGGATATCCTTACAAAGCTTCCGAATAGAACGGCGTTTGAGAATCGGATGGAGTATTACAGAACGGAGAAGCCGGATCAGGAACCTATGGTTATGATCGTAGACTTAAATGGTTTAAAAGAGATCAATGATACATATGGACATAAAGCGGGAGATCTGGCGATCATCCGCATAGCGCAGCTTTTGGACCGGCATTTCGGGCTGCCGCTTCGCACGTACCGTATCGGTGGGGATGAGTTCTGTGTATTGGCAGAAGGAGAGACGGATGAGACCTTTGAAAAGCGTGTCCAGCATTTCCTCAGAGAGGTGGAAGACGCGGACAAGGAATATGAGTTTTCCTTTTCTGCTGCCTACGGATATGTGAGAAGCAAAGAGGAAGGCATAGACAAGGCCTTCATATATGCAGATAAAAAAATGTACGCATGTAAGATGCAGATGAAGCAGGAACTGGCAAGAGAAGGATCATGGTAA